Proteins co-encoded in one Brassica oleracea var. oleracea cultivar TO1000 chromosome C4, BOL, whole genome shotgun sequence genomic window:
- the LOC106337317 gene encoding Niemann-Pick C1 protein-like yields MKIRSSLLLVLLILFVLCRVEARQSAGYCAMYDICGARSDGKVLNCPFNIPAVKPDDLLSSKIQSLCPTITGDVCCTETQFDTLRSQVQQAIPFIVGCPACLRNFLNLFCELTCSPDQSLFINVTSTTKIKNNSTVDGIEYYITDSFGEGLYESCKNVKFGSSNSRALDFLGAGAKNFKEWFAFIGQKAGVNLPGSPYGIKFSPLPPVSSGMKPTNVSTYSCSDDTLGCSCGDCPSAGACSSTAAPPTQKRHACSIKIGSLEAKCVDFVLAILYIVLVSLFLGGGLFHRIKGKKNSSPLSEARRDRSSVNPQKADTIHAQMLQNTPQRNWAQLSAVQGFLANFYRKYGIWVARHPTLVLCLSVSAVLLLCVGLVQFKVETKPDKLWVGKGSRAAEEKQFFDTHLAPFYRIEQLIIASVPKSPHDKAPEILTDDNIKLLFDIQKKVDGLRANHSGSMVSLTDICLKPLGEDCATQSVLQYFKMKPGNYDDFGGVDHVKYCFEHFTSTESCLSAFKGPLDPTTALGGFSGNSYSEASAFIVTYPVDNAVDNEGNKTEKAVAWEKAFIQLAKDELLPMVKSKGLTLSFSSESSIEEELKRESTADVITIAISYLVMFAYISLALGDAPRLNSFYITSKVLLGLSGVILVMLSVLGSVGFFSAVGMKSTLIIMEVIPFLVLAVGVDNMCILVHAVKRQEQDLLLERRISNALMEVGPSITLASLAEILAFAVGAYIKMPAVRVFSMFAALAVLLDFILQVTAFVALIVFDFKRTEDKRVDCFPCIKKPQSSYSSDKGVGQKKASLLTRYMKDVHAPILSHWVVKILVIAFFFGLAMAGIALSTRIEPGLEQQIVLPQDSYLQGYFNNISTYLRIGPPLYFVVKNYNYSSESRQTNQLCSINKCDSNSLLNEIAKASLTPELSYIAKPAASWLDDFLVWLSPEAFGCCRKFTNGTFCPPDDQPPCCPSDQGSCGLSEVCKDCTTCFRHADLSSDRPSTIQFKEKLPWFLDALPSADCAKGGHGAYSTSVDLQGYENGIIQASSFRTYHTPLNKQADFVNSMRAAQEFSSKVSRSLKMEIYPYSVFYMFFEQYLDIWKTALINLSIAIAAVFAVCLIITCSFWSSAIILLVIAMIIIDLLGVMAVFHIQLNALSVVNLIMSVGIAVEFCVHITHAFSISSGDRNQRMKEALGGMGASVFSGITLTKLVGVIVLGFSRSEVFVVYYFKMYLALVLLGFLHGLVFLPVFLSMFGPAPRHVEGDRLDHRPSVSSLP; encoded by the exons ATGAAGATTCGTTCATCTCTTCTTCTTGTTCTCCTG ATTCTGTTTGTTCTTTGTAGAGTGGAAGCAAGACAATCAGCAGGATACTGTGCAATGTATGATATCTGTGGAGCACGGAGCGATGGAAAAGTACTGAATTGCCCCTTTAACATCCCTGCCGTCAAG CCGGATGATTTATTATCTTCAAAGATACAAAGCTTGTGCCCAACCATCACTGGCGACGTTTGTTGCACTGAAACTCAATTCGACACGTTACGTTCCCAAGTTCAACAG GCTATTCCCTTTATTGTAGGCTGTCCAGCATGCTTGAGGAACTTTCTGAATCTTTTCTGTGAACTTACTTGCTCTCCTGATCAAAGTCTATTTATCAACGTTACTTCTACTACAAAG ATCAAGAATAATTCGACCGTTGATGGGATTGAGTACTACATAACCGATTCTTTTGGAGAAGGGTTGTATGAGTCTTGCAAGAATGTGAAGTTCGGTAGCTCCAACAGCCGAGCTTTAGATTTTCTCGGAGCTGGTGCAAAGAATTTTAAAG AGTGGTTTGCATTTATTGGCCAGAAGGCTGGTGTCAATTTGCCAGGCTCACCTTATGGGATCAAGTTTTCACCGTTACCACCAGTGTCATCTGGAATGAAGCCTACGAATGTGTCTACGTATTCATGCAGTGATGATACTCTTGGGTGTTCTTGTGGTGATTGTCCTTCTGCAGGTGCTTGCTCCAGTACAGCAGCACCTCCTACTCAGAAAAGGCATGCTTGCTCAATCAAGATTGGATCACTAGAG GCCAAGTGTGTTGATTTTGTGCTAGCCATTCTGTATATTGTCTTGGTTTCATTGTTTCTTGGAGGTGGATTATTTCACAGAATAAAGGGTAAGAAAAATAGCTCACCATTGTCCGAAGCTAGAAGAGATAGAAGTTCTGTTAATCCGCAAAAAGCAGACACTATTCATGCGCAG ATGCTACAAAACACTCCACAGAGAAACTGGGCTCAGCTGTCAGCAGTACAAGGATTCTTGGCCAATTTTTACAG GAAGTATGGGATCTGGGTAGCAAGACACCCAACTCTAGTTTTGTGTTTGTCAGTCTCTGCAGTTCTTCTACTTTGTGTGGGTCTGGTCCAGTTCAAAGTTGAGACAAAGCCTGATAAG CTATGGGTAGGTAAAGGGAGTAGAGCTGCTGAAGAAAAACAATTCTTTGACACCCATCTTGCTCCTTTCTACAGAATTGAACAG TTAATTATAGCATCAGTTCCTAAATCTCCTCACGATAAGGCGCCAGAAATTTTGACGGATGACAATATTAAGTTACTTTTTGACATACAAAAGAAG GTTGATGGACTGAGAGCAAACCACTCAGGTTCAATGGTGTCTCTAACAGACATTTGCTTGAAACCACTTGGAGAGGATTGTGCCACACAGAGTGTTCTGCAG TATTTCAAGATGAAACCAGGAAATTATGATGACTTTGGAGGCGTCGATCATGTTAAATATTGCTTTGAG CATTTCACCTCGACAGAGTCATGTTTGAGTGCATTTAAGGGTCCCCTTGATCCAACAACAGCACTGGGAGGTTTCTCAGGGAATAGTTATAGTGAG GCTTCTGCTTTTATTGTGACTTATCCTGTGGACAATGCTGTTGACAACGAAGGTAACAAAACTGAGAAAGCAGTGGCTTGGGAGAAAGCCTTTATCCAACTTGCCAAG GATGAATTGTTGCCAATGGTTAAATCAAAGGGTTTAACTCTTTCTTTCTCTTCGGAAAGCTCTATTGAAGAAGAGCTGAAAAGAGAAAGCACAGCAGATGTTATAACTATAGCC ATAAGTTATCTTGTCATGTTTGCATATATATCACTGGCCCTTGGGGATGCACCTCGCTTGAATTCCTTTTACATTACATCCAAG GTTCTGCTTGGTCTATCTGGTGTTATTCTTGTAATGCTTTCTGTCCTCGGCTCCGTAGGATTTTTCAGTGCTGTTGGGATGAAATCGACTCTAATCATAATGGAAGTTATACCTTTTCTTGTTTTGGCA GTCGGTGTTGATAATATGTGCATACTGGTTCATGCTGTCAAGAGACAAGAGCAGGATCTACTTCTGGAAAGAAGAATAAGCAATGCTCTTATGGAAGTTGGACCATCGATCACACTTGCAAGTCTAGCAGAGATTTTAGCTTTTGCTGTTGGTGCTTACATCAAAATGCCAGCTGTTCGAGTGTTCTCTATGTTTGCTG CATTGGCTGTCCTATTGGACTTCATTCTCCAGGTTACTGCTTTTGTTGCCTTGATAGTATTTGACTTCAAAAGGACAGAGGATAAGAGGGTTGATTGCTTCCCATGTATTAAGAAACCGCAATCATCATATAGTTCTGACAAAG GTGTTGGTCAGAAGAAAGCTAGCCTTTTGACTAGATATATGAAG GACGTCCATGCACCCATTCTCAGCCATTGGGTAGTCAAAATATTGGTTATTGCTTTCTTCTTTGGCTTAGCAATGGCTGGAATT GCATTGTCCACCCGGATCGAGCCTGGTTTGGAGCAACAGATTGTTCTTCCTCAGGACTCGTATCTTCAGGGTTACTTCAACAATATATCGACATATCTTCGAATTGGTCCACCTCTATACTTTGTTGTGAAGAATTATAACTACAG CTCAGAATCAAGACAGACAAATCAACTTTGTTCCATTAACAAGTGTGATTCTAATTCTCTTTTGAATGAG ATTGCCAAGGCTTCTTTGACTCCAGAACTAAGCTACATAGCTAAGCCAGCTGCTTCATGGCTCGATGACTTTCTTGTGTGGTTATCTCCCGAGGCATTTGGCTGTTGCCGAAAGTTTACGAATGGCACCTTTTGTCCCCCTGATGACCAG CCTCCTTGTTGCCCTTCTGATCAAGGAAGCTGTGGTCTAAGTGAAGTATGCAAAGATTGCACCACG TGCTTTCGGCATGCAGATTTAAGTAGTGACCGCCCATCAACAATCCAATTCAAAGAGAAACTTCCTTGGTTCCTAGACGCACTTCCTTCAGCTGATTGTGCTAAAGGTGGCCATGGTGCTTATTCTACTAGTGTTGATTTGCAAG GCTATGAAAATGGTATTATTCAAGCTTCTTCATTCCGGACTTATCACACACCTCTTAACAAGCAG GCTGACTTTGTTAATTCAATGAGAGCAGCTCAAGAGTTTAGCTCAAAAGTTTCTCGTTCTTTAAAG ATGGAGATATATCCATATTCAGTGTTTTATATGTTCTTTGAGCAATACCTTGACATATGGAAAACTGCATTAATAAACCTCTCAATAGCCATTG CTGCGGTCTTTGCCGTGTGTTTAATCATTACATGCAG CTTTTGGAGCTCTGCAATTATTTTGCTGGTGATTGCAATGATCATTATTGATCTCCTG GGAGTAATGGCAGTCTTTCATATTCAGCTAAACGCACTATCGGTTGTAAACCTAATCATGTCCGTGGGAATAGCCGTTGAGTTTTGTGTACACATAACACACGCTTTCTCG ATAAGCTCTGGGGACAGAAACCAACGGATGAAAGAGGCTCTCGGTGGAATGGGAGCTTCAGTTTTCAG